Sequence from the Maribellus comscasis genome:
TCTAAATCTTTAAAAAGAATAATAAAACCTTTGGAAACTGATGTCGTTTCCCAGAAATGCAATTGTCTTGGTTTTAAAAAGTAAAACTCAGGCGTTGACATTATGTATCTTTTCGATTCGATGGTATGAAATCCTTCTCCTTCGCTTAAAAATATTAGTTCGTAGTACTCATTATGTTTGTGCGGTTTTACATTTTTTATGGGTTCTTCAAACCGAGAAATTTTAAATGTTAATTCTTCTCCAAGTTTGTTTGTTGTGTTTATTTTTTTGTTTTTCATATCCAATTAAAGATAATAATACTTTTGATTGTAGGTTGGTAAAAGGGCACTCTTTGACAAATTTTTGGTTGCAGCGTTGGCTTGTTGGATTTTGGCAATGTTTGCAAAGTGAGTCGGTATAAGTTTTAAAAATTATAATCCCATTGGAAGTCACTTTAATAGTAAAATATTAAGATTTATGCCTTATGAGGGGGATCTATTTTTCCGAATCTCTTTTTTTCTTTCAGAAAATTAAAAAAGAAAATACCAAAAAGAATTAGTGCAATTCCAAGGACAAAATAGTCATATAAATGTACGTACACCCCCCAGTGATCAATTCCGTAATTACGGTCTGGCATAATGATAAACAAAGTATTGATCAGGATAATAACTATTCTCAATTCCGTAGGTCCAAGATTTCCGTACGATATTTTAAATTCGCCTTTGAGATAAGTATTAATGTATGTAAAAATTGATAATAAGTAATAACCGGCAAGTAAAAGCAATGCAGATGAAAACGACACATAAGGGGATGTTCCCGCCCCAATGCAAATAAGAAAAGCAGTTATCCCATCTATATTATGATCAAGAAAGAAGCCATAAACCGGGCGTTGTCGGTTTCTTATCCGCGCAAGTGTCCCATCCAGGCTATCGCCAAACCAGTTAATAACAAACCCCATGGAAGAAAGCCATAGAAAACCATCTCCCCAATTTGAAAGAAAATATCCAACTCCCGAGATAACTGCTCCGAACAAACCAAGCCAGGTTAAATGGTCGGAATTTATCCATGAAGGTAATTTTCGGGCAATTCTAATGAGAATTTCCTTTTCTTTTGTACTTAAAATTGAATTCAGTACCCTTATGGCATCTTTATGTTCCATTAACATCTTTTTATGTTACTATTCCGGCCCAATTTCCAAATATTATATTCTTAATTAGTAATTGGTTTTATTTTTTTTTAAAAGCATTAAGTGTTGTTCTAAAATTAAAGAGTTGTTACTTAATTGAATTTGTTGATTACTGCTTTTGCGAACAGATTGAAATTTTCTAATGCTGTAAATGCAACTTGATATCCTTCTTTAAAAAATTCTTCTATTGCTTTTGACGAGGAGGATTTATCAAACTTTGTCGGATGGATGAGCCCGGAAGCAATACATATTTAACCTTTTTACCTTCAGACATGTAGTAGTGGTTAATTAATGTCTCTACCCCAAATCGTATTTCTTTCAATTTTCAAAATGGGAAGGATATCTTCTTTTAAAAGACAACGCTGGCCTGTAAATGATTTAAAGGGATTTATCCGGTAATTTATCAATGTTTCTGTTGGTTGGCCAAGTACCATGTCAGCCTCCTTGTTTTTTATCGGCGTAATTAATTTTAAGAAATGTCCTTCTCGAAGTTTTGACAAGTCCGCATCAATAAACATTATTATATCACCATTTGTATTTTGGATGCCTGTTGCCATGGCAAATCCTTTTCCTTTATTCTCAGGTAATACAATGTATTTAAAATTGTAATATTTACTTATTCTTTTCAATATGTAATCCGTTTTGTCAGTTGACCCGTCATTAACAATAATGACTTCATCGAAAAAATAGTCAGCCACGGTAGAGGCAACTTCTTCTATTGTTTTCTCTTCGTTATAGGTGCAAACTATTGCTGTTATCTTATTCATCTTTAAACTAATTAAATTCTTTTAAAAATTCGGGTTTCTGTATTTTTTTGTAAATGGGATAAGTGGTAATAAAAGTGGTGCAGTTACTATGAAGAAAATAAACTCAAAGATTTTATTGCTGTTTTTGGCGGGAATCCCGTTTAATCTGCTTATAAAAGCATCAAAAGTGTTTCCCGTTAAGTTGCCAAAAAAAATAATCCTGATAATTATAATTATATGGTTGGCAGTTTTGTCTCCGTAATATTCAAATAGTTTGAAAGTCATTTCTTTATCAGGATTTCTGTCTGTTTCGGCATAATGTTGTGCATAAAGCAAAGCTGGTATTTCAAAATCGGTTGCATCTGCATGAAATTGGAGCTGAAGCATTCTTCTTACTTCTTCCTTACTTATCCCACTTGAAACTGCTTGTTTTGCATGAAACCAGGTACAATAAGTGCATCCGTTAACAGCAGTGACAATTGTCATTATTTTTTCCGTAAAGGCTTTGTTTATCTTCTTATTACGATTAATGCCGATGATTTTAGACCATGCACTTAAAAGAAATTTTAAATCCATTCCAAGCATTTTAATTGTAAATATTTTTCTGTCATATGATTTTTTCATCCTTGTTTATTCCCATGGTTATCAGCATATTTCTCACTCTGAATATTGTACTGGTTGATACTAAATCGTGCAGCCTTCCTTCCTGCTTCAATCAACTCCTTTGCCTTGTAAAATTCAAACGTTCTAGCTGCATCAAAAGGAATATTTATTAGTATATCAGGTTTATTCAATTCAAGAGATAATTTTGATATCTGTTCAAGCATTGCAGATGTTGTAAACTGAATCAGCGAATAGTAACCCTGACTGTTTTTATTACCTGTTGGAATAAAGTCCTGTATTCTCTTTATAATATTATTTATGCTATTGTTCAGGATAATTAAATTACTAATCGATGATTTTTGAGGAGCAAGATGTTTCTTAACGTCTTCTTCATACAACAATATATCCGGGTTATTGCTGTCATACAAATTAACAACAACTAAAATATCGCCTTCTGTTCTTTTTACCCGATTGGCTGGGATTGGATTAAGCAATCCTCCATCAACAAGAATACTGTTTTCTGATATAACTGGTGTAATAATTGTGGGGATTGCAATAGATGCTCTCGCAGCTTTATAAAAACTACCTATGGTAAATATAACTTCTTCTCTGTTTATTACATCGGTTGCAACTGCCGCAAACGGAATATTCATCTCTTCAATAAGAACATCCGGAATTATTGTATTCAATTTTCTAAAAACCTTTTCAGCCTTTAACAGACCATTCGTGCTTAAGGTGGGGTCCATCAAACTGTAAACATCCTTTTTTTGAAGTGTAGTAAGCCATTCTGTCAATTCATTTAATTTCCCCATAGCACAAAATCCACCAATTAATGAACCGATTGAAGTGCCACTAACTGATGTGATATTGAATCCCTGTTTTTCAAGTTCGTTAATTACACCAATGTGAGCCAAGCCTCTTGCTCCGCCACTGCCCAAAACCAGTGCTACATTTTTTTTCATATCCATTACTTTAATGTTTTATGCATTCCTGATATTTGAATGATAAATGTCTTTTCAATTTATGAATTAATTTCATAACAGTTTGTCACTAATTATTTTTATAAGAATAAACTTCATTACGAATCTTTTGTGCCCAGTCCCAGTGCGACATAGATGCATGCAAATCACTGTATTGAATCATCTCACCAATTGTAACTTTAATTGTTTTTCCCCTTTTACGAAATAGTTCATGTGGAAGCAAAACCAGTTCCAAATTGATTTTAATCTTTACTACTTGCCTGAGTAAAAATATGGAATAAAACAGACAAGAATTTCGTCCATAAAATCGCACCGGAATAATGTTTCTTTTATGTTGAATTGCTTTTGTAATAAAACTTTTATGCCAGAATTTATCTTGTATCTTTAGTTTATAAATTCTAGATACAAGCCCATAAGGGAAATGTGTTATTGGTGAATCAGAAGCAAAAACATTGTTTAATTCAACAAAGTATTTTTTAGGATTTTTCCCAAATACATTGACATTTGAGACTATTGGTCTTAAGTTTGGAACAAACATAAAAGCATCGTTTCCGATTGCTTTTAAATGTCCGTATTTTGAACCAACAATATTTGTAAGGATTAAACCGTCAAGCAGGCCGAAAGGGTGATTGGCAACAAAAAAACATTTTCCATTTTCCGGTAAATTTTCCAGTCCTTCACATTCCACTGTAATTTCCAACTCTTCAATTATTTTTGGCAGAAAGTCAACACCCTCAAATCCTTCATATTTTTTTAGAATCCGGTTTATTTCCTCTTGTCTAATAATCCAGGCAATTATTCTAATAGAGAAACCAGGTAGTC
This genomic interval carries:
- a CDS encoding CDP-alcohol phosphatidyltransferase family protein, encoding MEHKDAIRVLNSILSTKEKEILIRIARKLPSWINSDHLTWLGLFGAVISGVGYFLSNWGDGFLWLSSMGFVINWFGDSLDGTLARIRNRQRPVYGFFLDHNIDGITAFLICIGAGTSPYVSFSSALLLLAGYYLLSIFTYINTYLKGEFKISYGNLGPTELRIVIILINTLFIIMPDRNYGIDHWGVYVHLYDYFVLGIALILFGIFFFNFLKEKKRFGKIDPPHKA
- a CDS encoding glycosyltransferase family 2 protein, giving the protein MNKITAIVCTYNEEKTIEEVASTVADYFFDEVIIVNDGSTDKTDYILKRISKYYNFKYIVLPENKGKGFAMATGIQNTNGDIIMFIDADLSKLREGHFLKLITPIKNKEADMVLGQPTETLINYRINPFKSFTGQRCLLKEDILPILKIERNTIWGRDIN
- a CDS encoding carboxymuconolactone decarboxylase family protein is translated as MDLKFLLSAWSKIIGINRNKKINKAFTEKIMTIVTAVNGCTYCTWFHAKQAVSSGISKEEVRRMLQLQFHADATDFEIPALLYAQHYAETDRNPDKEMTFKLFEYYGDKTANHIIIIIRIIFFGNLTGNTFDAFISRLNGIPAKNSNKIFEFIFFIVTAPLLLPLIPFTKKYRNPNF
- a CDS encoding patatin-like phospholipase family protein; protein product: MKKNVALVLGSGGARGLAHIGVINELEKQGFNITSVSGTSIGSLIGGFCAMGKLNELTEWLTTLQKKDVYSLMDPTLSTNGLLKAEKVFRKLNTIIPDVLIEEMNIPFAAVATDVINREEVIFTIGSFYKAARASIAIPTIITPVISENSILVDGGLLNPIPANRVKRTEGDILVVVNLYDSNNPDILLYEEDVKKHLAPQKSSISNLIILNNSINNIIKRIQDFIPTGNKNSQGYYSLIQFTTSAMLEQISKLSLELNKPDILINIPFDAARTFEFYKAKELIEAGRKAARFSINQYNIQSEKYADNHGNKQG
- a CDS encoding 1-acyl-sn-glycerol-3-phosphate acyltransferase, whose translation is MNYINISHIIKNSNSKFLKRLPGFSIRIIAWIIRQEEINRILKKYEGFEGVDFLPKIIEELEITVECEGLENLPENGKCFFVANHPFGLLDGLILTNIVGSKYGHLKAIGNDAFMFVPNLRPIVSNVNVFGKNPKKYFVELNNVFASDSPITHFPYGLVSRIYKLKIQDKFWHKSFITKAIQHKRNIIPVRFYGRNSCLFYSIFLLRQVVKIKINLELVLLPHELFRKRGKTIKVTIGEMIQYSDLHASMSHWDWAQKIRNEVYSYKNN